The Pseudomonas sp. FP2309 genomic sequence AAGCTCGAAGAGCTGACGGCATTGCTCGAACGTGTCGCGCGTAAACACTAAGGAGACATCGGGATGGCTGTTAAAAAGACTACTCAGAAAGAAGGCAGCTCGTGGGTCGGGAAAGTTGAAGAATATTCCCGCAAGATCTGGCTCGCGGGTTTAGGCGTGTACTCGAAGATCGACAGTGACGGCAGCAAACTCTTCGAGACTCTGGTTAAAGACGGTGAGAAGGCCGAGAAGTTGACCAAGAGCGCAGTGGGTAAACAAGTCGGTGCGGCTAAAGCGACTGCCGGCTCGCGCATCAGTGATGCGAAGAAACAGGTATTGGGTACTTGGGGCGAACTTGAAGGGGCGCTGGATAAACGTCTCAACAGTGCTATTTCGCGTTTGGGCGTGCCGAGCAAGGCTGAATTGAAAGCATTGCACGGCAAGGTCGATACCCTGACCAAGCAAATCGAGAAACTCACCGGTGCCAAAGTGGCTCCAGTGAAAGCAGCGGCAGCTAAACCGGCGGCCAAGCCTGCCGCTAAAACCGCCGCGGCCAAACCCGCTGCGAAAGCTGCTGCCAAGCCTCTGGTAAAAGCCGCCGCCAAACCGGCTGCAAAACCTGCGGCCAAGGCCCCGGCAAAAGCGGCCGCCAAGCCTGCTGCCAAAACCGCAGCCGCCAAACCTGCGGCCAAGTCCGCTGCAAAACCGGTCGCGGCCAAAGCAGCGGCCAAGCCGGCAGCCAAGGCGGCCACCAAACCCGCAGCCAAGCCTGCGGCTAAAACCGCAGCCGCTAAGCCTGCTGCCAAGCCAGCCGCCAAGGCCGCCGCTAAACCTGCGGCGGCGAAGAAGCCGGCAGTTGCGAAAAAAGCCGCTGCACCAAAGCCTGCCGTTGCCGCCAAGCCGGCCACCCCGGCTCCGGCTGCTTCGACAACCAACTCGGTGTCCGCACCGGCACCCGCTGTAGCCCCGACTGCAACGCCGGCAACCCCGACGCCATCCAGTCAGTCCTGATTCTTCAGGCGCACAAACGCCCTGCCTGTGAAGGCAGGGCGTTTTTTTTGCGCGCCGAAAACGTCGCGATGGACGTCACCGGCTGCCAGATGTCAGGTGTCTGATCCTCAAGCCGGCTCCTCCAGATAGCCCAGTGCCAGGCGTTCCGTCGCCAGCCGCGCCGGTAACAGCAGATGCGGCGCTACCAGCATCATGATCTGGTACACCACCACCCGTACTTCGCCGTCGCGGCCGAGAATCCGTTGATAGTCCAGGGAGAACAGCAGCGTCATGGTGATCTGTTCCACCAGTTGCCCGAGCGCCTGGGTATCGCTCACCAATTGCCCATCCGCCTTGAGTCGAGCCAGCAACGAAGCGAGTGTGCGCTTGAGGGCGTTGAGCAGGGTGCGAATGCCCTTGGCCAGTTTTGGCAGGCGTCCGGCCAGGTTCGACAGGTCCTGGAACAGAAACCGGTAATGGGCCATGCGCTCGACGATCAAGTGCAGGAATAGCCAGTAATCCTCAGCCACCAATTGCGCATCGGCCGGTGGGTCGAGCAACGGCGCCAACTCCTGTTGAAAATGCTCGAACAGCCCGAGCACCAGGGGCTCCTTGCCATGGAAGTGATAGTAGAGGTTGCCGGGGCTGATCCCCATTTCATTGGCCACCTCCATGGTCGACACGTTCGGCTCGCCCTTCTGGTTGAACAACTGCAGGGCACATTCAAGGATACGGTCGCGGGTCTTCATCCAGTCTTCTTAATGTGATCGTTGAGCTCAGCGTATGTGCACGTAAGTGCCCGGCGCCGCTTCCATTGGTGGGTAATTCTGGTTGCCCAGGGCGGTGAGGGTTTCGCGTTGTACGCCCGAGCGTTGCTGGATCCACGCCAGCCACTGCGGCCACCAACTGCCTTCGACATGGTTGGCGTCGTAGTACCAGGCGCGCGGGTCGCTGCTCAGTTTGGGGTTCTCGACATAGTTGGCCTTGGGGTTGCCCGGCGGGTTGAGGATGCTCTGGATATGCCCGCTGTTGGACAGCACGAAGCGCCGGTCCCCACCAAGCAGTTGCGTGGAACGGTACACCGCGTCCCACGGCGTGATGTGATCGTTGATCCCGGCCACGCTGAAGCTGTCCACCGTGACTTTCTGCAAGTCGATGGGCGTGCCGCACACTTCCAGGCCACCGGGATGGCTCAGTGGGTTGTGCTTGAAGAAGTCCAGCAGGTCGCCATGCAGCGCGGCGGGCAGACGGGTGTTGTCGTTGTTCCAGTACAGGATGTCGAAGGCTGGCGGCTCTTTGCCCAGCAGGTAGTTATTGATCCAGTAATTCCAGATCAGATCATTGGGGCGCATCCAGGCGAACACCTTGGCCATGTCGCGGCCGTCCAGCACGCCTTGCTGATAGGAGCGGCGCTTGGCGGCTTCCAGGGTTTGCTCATCGGCGAACAAGGTGGCGGGGCTGTCGATCTGGCTGTCCAGCAGGCTTACCAGGTAGCTGGCGCTGGAGATGCGGCGCAGCTGGCGTTTGGCTTGCAGGTGGCCCTGCAGGGCGGCGATGGTCAGGCCGCCTGCGCAGGCGCCCATCAGGTTGACCTCGCGCGCGCCAGTGATCGCCCGGCACACATTGAGTGCTTCTTCCAACGCGGCGACGTAGGTGGACAAGCCCCACTCGCGGTGCCGCACA encodes the following:
- a CDS encoding phasin family protein — protein: MAVKKTTQKEGSSWVGKVEEYSRKIWLAGLGVYSKIDSDGSKLFETLVKDGEKAEKLTKSAVGKQVGAAKATAGSRISDAKKQVLGTWGELEGALDKRLNSAISRLGVPSKAELKALHGKVDTLTKQIEKLTGAKVAPVKAAAAKPAAKPAAKTAAAKPAAKAAAKPLVKAAAKPAAKPAAKAPAKAAAKPAAKTAAAKPAAKSAAKPVAAKAAAKPAAKAATKPAAKPAAKTAAAKPAAKPAAKAAAKPAAAKKPAVAKKAAAPKPAVAAKPATPAPAASTTNSVSAPAPAVAPTATPATPTPSSQS
- a CDS encoding TetR/AcrR family transcriptional regulator, whose amino-acid sequence is MKTRDRILECALQLFNQKGEPNVSTMEVANEMGISPGNLYYHFHGKEPLVLGLFEHFQQELAPLLDPPADAQLVAEDYWLFLHLIVERMAHYRFLFQDLSNLAGRLPKLAKGIRTLLNALKRTLASLLARLKADGQLVSDTQALGQLVEQITMTLLFSLDYQRILGRDGEVRVVVYQIMMLVAPHLLLPARLATERLALGYLEEPA
- the phaC gene encoding class II poly(R)-hydroxyalkanoic acid synthase yields the protein MRERPVTNPAPTPAAFINAQNAITGLRGRDLLSTLRSVAVHGLRNPVHTARHALALGGQLGRVLLGETVHEPNPRDSRFVDPTWALNPFYRRSLQAYLSWQKQTRQWIDDSTLSDDDRARAHFAFALINDAVSPSNTLLNPLAIKELLNSGGNSMVRGVSNLFEDLLHNNGLPRQVSKHAFEVGKTVATTPGAVVFRNELLELIQYKPMSEKQYARPLLIVPPQINKYYIFDLSPANSFVQYALKNGLQTFMVSWRNPDVRHREWGLSTYVAALEEALNVCRAITGAREVNLMGACAGGLTIAALQGHLQAKRQLRRISSASYLVSLLDSQIDSPATLFADEQTLEAAKRRSYQQGVLDGRDMAKVFAWMRPNDLIWNYWINNYLLGKEPPAFDILYWNNDNTRLPAALHGDLLDFFKHNPLSHPGGLEVCGTPIDLQKVTVDSFSVAGINDHITPWDAVYRSTQLLGGDRRFVLSNSGHIQSILNPPGNPKANYVENPKLSSDPRAWYYDANHVEGSWWPQWLAWIQQRSGVQRETLTALGNQNYPPMEAAPGTYVHIR